A genomic region of Haliotis asinina isolate JCU_RB_2024 unplaced genomic scaffold, JCU_Hal_asi_v2 scaffold_21, whole genome shotgun sequence contains the following coding sequences:
- the LOC137269974 gene encoding uncharacterized protein F54H12.2-like, which yields MDDFNVVAQNANAGLAARWRVILPTREVELTGRLHCDLFLQDLYLLDGVPMKLELIRSPSDFYLMSAGDVECRFELTKAEFYVRQVNIDNAIQEQHVKHVATSHGQISFDRVQVTAHNIPGGGHDFHKDQLMGGHLPKRVVLGLVDNDAFAGSKEKNPFHFKHNVTSLKLKLNGRECMAQKSKVTFRTTVARSNSCT from the coding sequence ATGGATGACTTCAATGTCGTCGCTCAGAATGCCAATGCAGGACTCGCCGCACGATGGCGGGTCATTCTACCCACCCGAGAAGTGGAACTGACAGGGCGTCTCCACTGTGACCTGTTTCTCCAAGACCTGTACCTGCTGGATGGCGTCCCCATGAAACTAGAACTGATTCGGAGCCCGAGTGATTTCTACCTGATGAGTGCTGGAGATGTAGAATGTCGATTTGAACTAACCAAAGCCGAATTTTACGTCCGCCAAGTCAACATTGATAATGCCATACAGGAACAGCACGTGAAACACGTCGCCACGAGTCACGGCCAAATATCCTTTGACCGAGTCCAAGTCACGGCTCACAACATTCCAGGAGGAGGGCACGATTTCCACAAAGATCAACTGATGGGAGGACACCTGCCCAAACGTGTGGTGTTGGGACTGGTGGACAACGATGCTTTTGCCGGCAGCAAGGAAAAGAACCCCTTTCATTTCAAGCACAACGTGACCAGTCTCAAGCTGAAACTCAATGGCAGGGAGTGCATGGCACAGAAATCAAAAGTGACTTTCAGAACAACAGTGGCTCGCTCAAACAGTTGTACATGA
- the LOC137269973 gene encoding putative ankyrin repeat protein RF_0381, which translates to MTSLCLEKGCSKKCVQGSLPLQGQLAVLPVTLTQCCHRQSSTARTVGCASSDFDSVLSQAVFHCKDGSLPLQGQLAVLPVTLTQCCHRQSSTARTVGCASSDFDSVLSQAAFHCKDAPSFCDIHMASKVGDLAKVMVILSEGRVDIDCKEWKSRTPVLLAAGQGHKDVVHLLVSNGASVSVVDDFGINLLHSACQGGDVALVKYVLSLHKHDINGKVLCGGTSLMLAAENGHRNVVELLVGQGANVSLHDNKGNNVLHFACRGGDVEVVKYVLAQDMVDINSRGWKRMTPAMMAAQKGNREVLELLVNKGVKVSLMDKKGNNILHFACRKGHVEVVEHILSENMVDINSKNKQGMIPVFMAAEKGHKEVVELLFRSGGDMSLTSRGGSNVLHFACRGGNVDLVKFVLSHKMTDINSTGRRHLTPVLTAAAEGHKEVVELLVSEGAKVSLLDIRGNSILHLACRGGHVEVVKYVVSQDLVDINSRNKKGMTPVMMAAGRGHQEVVGLLMNPRMAYTARLAALIMDSKTPPKLGARGGLNFQITPLLANDDFSFSVSS; encoded by the exons ATGACTTCACTGTGTCTGGAGAAGGGATGTTCAAAGAAGTGTGTGCAAG GCAGCCTTCCACTGCAAGGACAGTTGGCTGTGCTTCCAGTGACTTTGACTCAGTGTTGTCACAGGCAGTCTTCCACTGCAAGGACAGTTGGTTGTGCTTCCAGTGACTTTGACTCAGTGTTGTCACAGGCAGTCTTCCACTGCAAGGACG GCAGCCTTCCACTGCAAGGACAGTTGGCTGTGCTTCCAGTGACTTTGACTCAGTGTTGTCACAGGCAGTCTTCCACTGCAAGGACGGTTGGCTGTGCTTCCAGTGACTTTGACTCAGTGTTGTCACAGGCAGCCTTCCACTGCAAGGATG CTCCCTCGTTCTGTGACATCCATATGGCCTCAAAGGTCGGGGACCTGGCAAAGGTGATGGTCATCTTATCTGAGGGACGGGTGGACATTGATTGTAAAGAGTGGAAAAGTAGAACACCGGTGTTGTTGGCAGCTGGTCAAGGACATAAAGACGTAGTTCACCTGCTCGTGAGTAATGGAGCTAGTGTGTCAGTTGTAGATGACTTCGGTATCAATCTCCTTCACTCTGCCTGTCAGGGAGGAGATGTGGCGCTGGTGAAATATGTCCTTTCACTTCATAAACATGACATCAATGGAAAGGTATTATGTGGGGGAACATCACTTATGCTGGCTGCAGAGAATGGACACAGGAACGTGGTGGAGTTACTTGTGGGTCAAGGGGCCAATGTGTCACTCCACGATAACAAAGGTAACAACGTGCTCCATTTTGCCTGTCGTGGTGGAGATGTGGAGGTGGTGAAGTACGTCCTTGCACAGGACAtggtggacatcaacagtagaggctGGAAGAGAATGACACCCGCGATGATGGCAGCACAGAAAGGAAACAGGGAAGTGTTAGAGCTGCTTGTCAATAAAGGGGTCAAAGTGTCACTCATGGATAAGAAAGGTAACAACATCCTccactttgcttgtcgtaagggacATGTGGAGGTGGTGGAGCACATCctatcagagaacatggtggacatcaacagtaAAAACAAACAAGGAATGATTCCAGTGTTTATGGCAGCAGAAAAGGGACACAAAGAAGTGGTTGAGTTACTGTTTAGGAGCGGAGGTGATATGTCACTAACATCTCGAGGTGGCAGTAACGTACTTCATTTTGCCTGTCGTGGGGGAAATGTGGATCTGGTGAAATTTGTCCTCTCACACAAAATGACAGACATCAACAGCACAGGCCGGAGACACTTGACCCCTGTATTAACAGCAGCTGCTGAGGGACATAAGGAAGTTGTAGAATTGCTCGTCAGTGAAGGAGCCAAAGTGTCACTCCTGGATATAAGAGGTAACAGCATCCTTCACCTTGCATGTCGAGGTGGACATGTGGAGGTGGTGAAGTACGTCGTCTCACAGGACCtggtggacatcaacagtagaaaCAAGAAAGGAATGACACCGGTGATGATGGCAGCAGGGAGGGGACATCAGGAAGTGGTTGGTTTGCTCATGA ATCCCAGAATGGCATATACAGCTCGCTTGGCAGCCTTAATCATGGACTCAAAAACTCCACCAAAGCTGGGAGCACGAGGAGGATTAAACTTCCAGATCACTCCTCTATTAGCCAACGATGACTTCAGCTTCTCTGTGTCCAGTTGA